Genomic segment of Malus domestica chromosome 15, GDT2T_hap1:
tatttttcatttccTGTAAGAAAAACTGATTGATACACGCATATTTGTGGTGCGGCGATTCGAACACTGGACCTCGAGTGCAGTGGCAAacatttctttctctctttataCAAGGGGTGAACGATTTTAACAACTTGAGCCATAATCGCTTGGTAAGAATCTAATGGATTAATGCAACGGTCAGTCCTTGCATACAACCCGTATCACTGAGAACGTAGCATAGTAGTTGGACCCTTACGAAAACATCGTTAATTCATGTTGAGGAGGCAGTATCAAGAAAATCGTTTTATTGTGCACACAATCATTGCATTAGGCCTATTAATATTATCACCAACAACGAACGGTTAAAACTAGACGTTCGAAACCAATGTCTAACGGACGTTGTAACGAGTGTttgattaaaagttaaaactagCTCAATTTGTTCGAGGTTGGTTCGTGTGCTTCAACGAGGGTGCAAAAGCAAGAATACTTCGAAAGGTTACAGAGATTCTAGTTGACCAGTActtgataattttaaaaataatataataggataaaaacacttataaTGTTTGAAGACGTATTAAGTTCGaatgattttatttgtttttttattcattaGTCTGTGAACTTTGACTGTTTGTTAAAGAAAAGTGAGTAATTTGAGGCTGTTGAGTAACGTTTCAATGAAGCAAGGGAAATTGTCAAGAGGCCTAGGAGCTAGGGCCTTGTCTTTCTCTTACCTACCAGAATAAAGGCCTTCTTTTAATGAATACCGAAGATAAATATGTTAAGAATATTCTTTTAAAAGTAGAACTATCTTTTGATTATCTGACATCACATTTTTTTAACgtaatgttttataattttagcATGAGAATTATATTAAATTGCAAAATGTCAAAGAATTCATAAAGAATCATACTTTGAGGGATAGGCTTCTCAGCATTTGTAATAGGGGAATATTAGGGAAAGTCCGTCGGTAACAGTTGACAAAACATGTGACGCTCATTACTGATGACATGAGACAAAAGGATTTTGGGATTAAGCTAAGTACAACGTTCAATAATATGTAGGAATTTGGCCACATGCATGCCATCCACGTCCAtcccttgaaaaaaaaaaaaaaaaaaaaaacctataatttcatatttatccATTATTTCAAAGATTTAAAgtagtcatatatatatatatatcatcactAGGCACGCTTTGCGTTGCACGTTGCGATTCACTGATTCAGATGGAACCGGCGTATGTTGGACtcgttttgaagtttttttttttttaaatgattgaaagtgtttttgatgataatgttttttaaattaatttttagttaaaatataAGTCAATCctataaaatcatttaaaagTGATTCATAACTAGTGCTCCTGGTAGGAAACATTTCACATGcttttaaaacttgaaaatatttttttttaaatcgcTTTCAGTCTTTTTAAAAACCTTATATATGCACCCATTATTGTCCTCTCGTCTAGCATTAATACACATAAAAATGTCCAATATGTTGACAAGATGTTCTTCTCGAGCATGACCGCCTTTGTTAACGGATGAGCATAACGTACTCCACGATAGTTTTCTATGCTAGTAATATTGGAGAGCGTTGATATTACACGTTCTTATTCTTATTGGGAGTTGTAATTTTAGTTGATTATCTTAATTACTTGTGCATACGTTGAATTATATAACAATATTTTTTTCTACATCCCAAGTTCGAATCTTCTATTAATAATTTAGACTCTATCAATTAAAATTTCTATTAAGACTACGGAATAAAATACGATTCCATCATCCGTTAAGGGAAGTTATAAAGCCGGTGCTAATTAGGAAAATAATAAGAAGATAAGACGTTTAAAAAGATTTAGTTTTATCTTGTTTtgaaatatttgacttttttgGGAAGATTTGACTTTAAGCAACGGATGTGATACAAATAATTCCTCAAACGAGACAGAAAAACTATTATTTATGTCATCTCTACGTGAATTATTgtgattaattaaaaaattgattaattatataAGATTGtttaaattgattaattatataAGATTGTtagaagggaaattttatttgaacacatataaCATCTTCCTACactcaacttaaattttaaatgttaattgtctttTTGACCCTATTGTATAATTATCATCAAgtacaatataaaattaataataaaacttaaatttatcaataaacccatacCGTCCATCACTCCTTATTTATCCTACATTCATCTGGCTCAAACCCTAATAGATGTTGCAGACACCAAATTTCTTGGATGCTAAACCTTTTTTATTGGTAGAAGTATTAATAAATTGTTTGAcatattagaaagaaaaaactaTTTCTTTGGCATTACAATTTGTTGGCGTGCTAGTTTGTCCTCCCATATTAAGCAGGCATTAGTTACCACGCTCTCTAACCTTTCATGAATAAGTTGTTAGCCCATGAAAATTGAGGCTTTTGTTTTACTAAGAAGATTATACGAAAAAGATCAAATAAAATGCACACATATGAGATGCCATAGTTCTGTAAAAAAGCTCCAGTTGGAAATTTGAAActtaacgaaaaacttaaatAAGATGCAGTGAAGCAATTGgtagaaaaattcaaaaaaaaaaattcaaaaatctctGTCACTAAAGAGCTAAAAAGCTAAAGGAGACAAGGGACTAAAAGCTATTTGTTTCAAAGAGCTCATGGTGGGAGGGGAGAGAAAGGACcgaaaatatttttgatttcGAGTTTCTTTGAAAACACAACATTTGAAGTATCTTCTTATGCTCAAGAAAATCTATTATTCCTACATGCACATAAAATCACGGAGAGATGAATatcaagaaaacaagaaattgaAAAGTGTTGGGTTTTTAGAAGATTCATAAACAAGTAGAAACTTCaccaaattatttaatttaggattttattttctaaatgggtgtaaaaataaatttacattttgaattgggtttgggAGGGTAGTTTGGATAATaattttgggtttaaagagattaattctttaattaaaaataaaaagggtttAAAAGGTAATTTAAGTATAAAAAGATGTTACataagttcaaataaaattttccttgtttGAAAGCTCCCTATCACCTCTCTTCCCCTTATTATATATTTACTTAACCCTCACacttacatatataatatattctaATGAGATCCCATAGACTTTGTATAAACAAGAGGCAATACCCTCCTTttgtctctcttctctcttcctctcttctcaCTTGACAATGTCGTCGTGGTCGGCAACAGCCTCGCCGCTGCCCTTGCTGTTCCGGAGGCGCTCGAGTGGCGAGATTAGGAATTTGGCCTCGGTTTCAAGCAGCATCTTACCGGCTTTTGGAACCGTCGTCGATGAAGCCCACTTGCAGCTCAAGAAGTTTGTTATTGCTCCCTATGATAGAAGATACAGGTAAAATATAATGATCTCACTCGTATATTCTCTTATCAAACAGCGTAACATATTAtgtatttctttttattcaCAATCTAGCAACGTTACATACTAACGCAATAAATCGTGAGTACAAAATATTCGTTCTGATTCATAGTCTACTAACGTATTTCTGTATCCATGACCTATGTTAGTGTGATTAATGGCTGCGTATGACATTGAGATGTGATGAAGGTGGTGGCAGGCGTTCTTGGTGGTGCTGGTGATATTCTCAGCATGGGCGTCGCCGTTCGAACTGGCCTTCAAAAAGGTGGCGACTGGGTCACTCCTGCCCGTCGATTTGGTTGTGGATGCATTCTTCGCCGTTGATATCATCCTAACTTTCTTCGTAGCTTACTTGGACAAGTCAACCTACCTCTTAGTACTTGATCACAAGAAAATCGCTTTGAGGTAATATTCTTCTCTCCTGGATTTACTCCCCTACTCCCGCCCCTTTTTAGGAGTGATTTATGGTATCACAAAttaaatactaaaaaaaaaaattatgtcgtTTAATCCTCTTTCAATTTATTCGATCATAAAGCCAAAACCTGAGAGAGATTAATTTGGATTTAATAGGAAACAGATTAATTATGAAAAATCCTCATTAGTATTGTCATATAATATTAGATTTTTTCAATTGATGAGAGATTTgaaagaaaatttcaaaaatctttTTTATCCTACCGGACGTGTTATGGATGATGAATCGCTAGAAACACCAACttattaaatcaaatttaaatgccAATTGAtgtgataattttttatattttgtgaaTAAACAAGGTTCTGAGTCAATCGAGAAAGAGGATCAATGAAACattattacaataatctaaCAATCCGTGATCCAAAGGATGTAAGGCTTGTTTGGTGAACTGGTTGGAGTAGGTGTCAAAATATAAGATGAGCAGAATTGAATATGATAGATTATGAATCCACAATAACAAATGATCCATGAGCCTGTGCTAAGATTCGGTTAGCATGTGGTCACATAAGCAAGGGAGTCCCACACAAATCCAAAGGACGATTTTTGCCATGGCTTTTTTTACTAGGTCAAAATTGTCCTAGCCTATTTCCTACCATACATAAATAGACAAAAAGTTATAGAGATAACTTTTGCTAGGAACAAAAGCGAAGCAGGTGCAAAATATCATACTGTTTAGTTTTGTAACTATAACACAAAAGGATTGTAGGTAAAAAGAGGAAAGGAGGGATACTTATATTATTGTTTTTAGTTCTTTTCTTTTGCAGTGTGTATTGTGATCACACGGAATGCTCTGTATATAGAGTAACATCCGtgaaaaccaaacaaacaaaatgattatacTTTCTGAAAGCATCACACAACTACTATTCCTCTACTATTCCCAAGTCTACCTTACTGTGGACATTCATTTATCCTCATAACTTTACAACAGTAGGCTATATAAGGTAATTTTAAGATGTGttttttatatcatattttcttttctttaaaatgaaaaatcaaaagAGAATTAAAAGACGGAAACAAATGAGAGTGCTTGAAAAAACACATTATTATATGGAAATCATTTCTTACTTCTGATCGCACTAGCATAGTCAAATCGGTTCTTATCAATTTATCTACCCGCACCACTTGAATTTGCTCTTTGTTTTGTATTACAAGATTGTGAATTATCTTACATACAACGagttttatacaaaaacatTCGTACTGAATGTCAAAGTTAACCACCACCAAAGATAATTACAAAAAAGAATCAAGTTAAGAATGATGATTAATCTTGATACTAATTGAAattatctatttttattttgttggtaATTATAGGTATGTTACAAGAATATATTTTCCACTAGACGTAGCGTCAACTCTACCATTTCAAGTGATATATAGAATTTTTACTGGCAATATGCACCATCGGCAAGTCTTTGGCTTCATCAATATGCTTCGTCTATGGCGTCTCAGGCGTGTTAGTGAACTCTTCAAAAGGTACCTTAACTTCTAACTACATACTAAATCACTAATTATACATAAAATTAACATGTGATTAAGATCCTAATAAAGGACTAGTGTTTATTCACGTGCAGGCTAGAGAAAGACACACGCTTTAGCTACTTTTGGGTTCGATACATCAAACTAATTTGTGTAAGAATCTAGTTTCCTCTCTTTGAGCTTTTATTTTACTTGCTACATTCTCATGTTTGGTATGTTATGTTGACTGCACATTTAGGTTGTTTCATACATATTTTGCCGCATTAGCATTATAGATCCTGATTCACAGTCTAACAACATAACACATAACAATAACTAGTACTAATCAACCTATGTTTTTCCGGTGGGGTTTTGGAGCACAGGTTACACTGTTTGCAGTGCACTCATCAGGTTGCTTCTACTTCTGGATGGCAACCCATCACAAACAAGCAAAGGACACATGGATTGGAAGCCAGATCAACGACTTCGACCACAGAAGCATCTGGTTGTGTTACACGTATTCCATCTACTGGGCCACTGTCACTCTCACCACCGTTGGATATGGCGACTTGCATGCGGTCAACTTTGGGGAGAAGATTTTTAGCATCTTCTATATGCTTTTCAACATTGGCCTCTTTGCTTACTTGGTTGGAAACATGACCAATCTCGTCGTCCATAGCGCTGTTCGAACTTTATTCATGGTATATGATTTTCTCCTCTTTGGCAATCAGAAGTTTGATAACGATTTTGTTttcagttataaaaaaaaaaaaaaaaaaaaacgaaatagttattaaacggtttttaaaataactaaagaaaaatattCTCTTGTCAACTTTTCAACGACATAATCGTATTGCTAGACTGTGAATTTGAGTCGTTTGGCCATTAACAAAGCTAATTGTTGCATGACTGCCTACTTAATGTGTAATACCTAATCACAGTCTCGCACCATAAACATGTTGTCTTATAAAAAATAACTTTCGTATTAATCAAGCATCTTTGATGCATGTAGAACCCacttcaaaagccaaaaccatAAAAATCACCTATATGTAGATAATTGACCTTAGCATTTGAATTCGGGAAATCATTTATACACATTTTCCCCTTTCTACACATTCTTATCTATCTTCGTGGAGGGCGTGAGAAAAATGGTGTACGGAAATCATTGATAAAACACGACGCAATGGTCGATTACTTATATAATAGACTAATTTGAAGTGACTTTTTTTGTTGAATGTGGTTTATAAACAGAGGGATGCCATCAATGAGATATTCAGATATGCAAG
This window contains:
- the LOC103456133 gene encoding potassium channel KAT3, with protein sequence MSSWSATASPLPLLFRRRSSGEIRNLASVSSSILPAFGTVVDEAHLQLKKFVIAPYDRRYRWWQAFLVVLVIFSAWASPFELAFKKVATGSLLPVDLVVDAFFAVDIILTFFVAYLDKSTYLLVLDHKKIALRYVTRIYFPLDVASTLPFQVIYRIFTGNMHHRQVFGFINMLRLWRLRRVSELFKRLEKDTRFSYFWVRYIKLICVTLFAVHSSGCFYFWMATHHKQAKDTWIGSQINDFDHRSIWLCYTYSIYWATVTLTTVGYGDLHAVNFGEKIFSIFYMLFNIGLFAYLVGNMTNLVVHSAVRTLFMRDAINEIFRYASKNRLPEGLKEQMLAHMQLKFKTAELQQEEVLEDLPKAIRSSISHHLFRKTVEKTYLFKGVSEHLTVQLISEMKAEYFPPKVDIILQNEIPTDFYILVNEALDVLKYKNGTEQFLSKLGSADLVGEIGVFFNIPQPFTVRTKKLSQVIRISHQSFKQIVQSQNEDSKIIIKNFIEYLKDLKQEVREEIPFLTELLDDLNIEHIQPNEPVNYQGEANMEETSENFTPGPIPMRVIIHGHHPDEGDTNGKLIHLPKSMEELLKLAEKKFGKRGSTVVMADGSQVEELNALRDNDRLFIF